A genomic window from Flavobacterium johnsoniae includes:
- the hutI gene encoding imidazolonepropionase: protein MKTLITNIKELLQVRETSITKVSGSEMAVLPTIKNAFLVLENNLIADFGSMNNLPKINADKVIDATGKVILPSWCDSHTHIVYAGNREQEFVDRINGLTYEEIANRGGGILNSAKKLNETSEEEIYEQSKTRLEEVMRLGTGAVEIKSGYGLTIEGELKMLRVIKKLAENYPISIKATFLGAHAFPTHYKENKAGYIDEIISKMIPEIAKNKLADYVDVFCESGYFSVEETEKIMEAGIEFGLKPKIHVNQFNSIGGIQAGVKYKALSVDHLEVMNPEDIEALKDSETMPVALPSCSYFLSIPYTPAREMIKAGLPLALATDFNPGSTPSGNMNFVVATACIKMKMTPEEAINAATINGAYAMGLSETHGSITKGKKANLIVTKPISSYYQIPYAFGSNLIESVFLEGKILE from the coding sequence ATGAAAACATTAATTACAAACATAAAAGAATTACTTCAAGTTCGCGAAACTTCAATTACTAAGGTTTCGGGTTCAGAAATGGCGGTACTTCCAACAATTAAAAATGCTTTTTTAGTTTTAGAAAACAATCTTATTGCTGATTTTGGTTCTATGAACAATCTTCCAAAAATTAATGCCGATAAAGTTATTGATGCAACAGGAAAAGTAATTCTCCCATCTTGGTGCGACAGCCATACTCATATTGTTTATGCAGGAAATCGCGAACAGGAATTTGTTGACAGAATTAATGGATTGACTTATGAAGAAATTGCCAATCGCGGCGGCGGAATTTTAAATTCGGCTAAAAAACTAAACGAAACTTCAGAAGAAGAAATTTACGAACAATCTAAAACTCGTCTTGAAGAAGTAATGCGTTTAGGAACTGGAGCAGTTGAAATAAAATCTGGTTACGGATTAACAATCGAAGGCGAATTAAAAATGCTTCGTGTAATTAAAAAACTGGCAGAAAATTATCCAATTTCAATCAAAGCAACTTTTTTGGGCGCACACGCATTTCCAACTCATTACAAAGAAAACAAAGCAGGTTATATAGACGAAATCATCTCGAAAATGATCCCAGAAATAGCTAAAAACAAACTAGCGGATTATGTAGATGTTTTCTGCGAAAGCGGTTATTTTTCAGTAGAAGAAACCGAAAAAATTATGGAAGCAGGAATTGAATTTGGCTTAAAACCGAAAATCCACGTCAATCAATTTAATTCTATTGGCGGAATTCAGGCTGGAGTTAAATATAAAGCGCTTTCTGTCGATCATTTAGAAGTTATGAATCCAGAAGACATTGAAGCTTTAAAAGACTCAGAAACGATGCCTGTTGCTTTACCTTCTTGTTCTTATTTTTTAAGCATTCCGTACACGCCCGCGCGCGAAATGATTAAAGCTGGCCTACCTTTAGCATTAGCCACAGATTTTAATCCTGGTTCTACTCCATCTGGAAATATGAATTTTGTTGTTGCCACAGCTTGCATCAAAATGAAAATGACGCCAGAAGAAGCTATAAATGCCGCAACAATAAATGGCGCTTATGCAATGGGACTTTCAGAAACGCATGGAAGTATTACAAAAGGCAAAAAAGCCAATTTAATTGTAACAAAACCAATTTCTTCTTATTATCAAATTCCTTATGCTTTTGGAAGCAATTTAATTGAATCTGTTTTTCTTGAAGGTAAAATTCTAGAATAA
- a CDS encoding SDR family oxidoreductase, which produces MNKVVLITGGSSGIGKSIGEFLHHKGFVVYGTSRNPEKVVNSVFPLVALDVRNVASIQSAVSKIIETSGRLDIVINNAGVGITGPLEEIPTEEIRNNFETNFFGPIEVMKAVLPQMRKQNSGLIINITSIAGYMGLPYRSVYSASKGALELITEALRMEVKSFGVEITNVAPGDFATNIAAGRYHAPVIKDSAYENVYGEVLATMNDHVDAGSNPNEMAEAVYKIIQTKKPNVHYKVGAFMQKFSIVLKRALPDKVYEKMLMNHYKL; this is translated from the coding sequence ATGAATAAAGTCGTTTTAATTACCGGAGGATCATCAGGAATCGGAAAATCTATTGGTGAATTTTTACATCATAAAGGTTTCGTTGTTTATGGAACAAGCCGAAATCCTGAGAAAGTTGTAAATTCTGTTTTTCCTTTGGTTGCTTTAGATGTTCGAAATGTGGCATCTATTCAGAGTGCTGTTTCTAAAATTATTGAAACTTCTGGAAGATTAGATATCGTTATAAATAACGCTGGAGTTGGAATTACAGGACCTTTGGAAGAAATTCCGACAGAAGAAATCAGAAATAATTTTGAAACAAACTTCTTTGGTCCGATTGAAGTAATGAAAGCAGTTTTGCCGCAAATGCGTAAACAGAATTCTGGATTAATTATTAATATTACTTCTATTGCTGGTTACATGGGACTTCCTTACAGAAGTGTTTATTCGGCATCAAAAGGAGCTTTAGAATTGATTACCGAAGCTTTGAGAATGGAAGTGAAATCTTTCGGTGTTGAAATTACAAATGTGGCGCCAGGAGATTTTGCAACCAATATTGCTGCTGGTCGCTATCATGCACCAGTGATTAAAGATTCGGCTTATGAAAACGTTTATGGTGAAGTTCTAGCAACAATGAATGATCATGTTGACGCAGGAAGTAATCCGAATGAAATGGCAGAAGCGGTTTATAAAATTATTCAAACGAAAAAACCAAATGTGCATTATAAAGTTGGCGCTTTTATGCAGAAGTTTTCGATTGTTTTAAAACGCGCGCTTCCAGATAAAGTTTACGAGAAAATGTTAATGAACCATTATAAACTATAA
- a CDS encoding glutaminyl-peptide cyclotransferase, which yields MKNYNFLTLILLGITLIGCGDTKKGENSLFTIDESAFPAHFTQKEALTIGILNPKSKEIDSVAYFINDQKVGSTKGAKEFRFELIDQKLGYQYLKATVYFGGDSSDATKRIEVVSDVEPKALKFKIVNTFPHDTKSFTEGLEFHDGSLYESTGQKGDSYIREIDYKTGKVIRQVDLDSAYFGEGITFINGKLFQLSWQEKTGFIYDAKTLKLEKTFTYDKEIEGWGMTNDGKYIYQSDGTEKIWKVDPANQKHIDYINVYSGTSKIKALNELELINGKFFANVFQKDAIAIINPTSGAVEGILNMAELRKQLKFNNPDVLNGIAYNPQTKTIFVTGKYWDKMFEITVSE from the coding sequence ATGAAAAATTATAACTTCCTAACTCTCATTTTATTAGGAATCACATTAATTGGATGTGGAGATACAAAAAAAGGTGAAAATTCTTTATTTACTATCGATGAATCTGCTTTTCCGGCTCATTTTACGCAAAAAGAAGCGCTTACAATTGGAATTTTAAACCCAAAATCGAAAGAAATCGACAGCGTTGCTTACTTTATAAATGACCAAAAAGTTGGAAGCACAAAAGGCGCTAAAGAATTTAGATTTGAATTGATAGATCAAAAATTAGGTTACCAATACTTAAAAGCTACTGTTTATTTTGGTGGTGATTCTTCTGATGCCACTAAAAGAATTGAAGTTGTTTCGGATGTTGAACCAAAAGCTTTAAAATTCAAAATTGTAAATACATTTCCACACGATACTAAGTCTTTTACTGAAGGATTAGAATTTCATGATGGCTCTTTATACGAAAGTACAGGACAAAAAGGCGATTCTTATATTAGAGAAATTGATTATAAAACTGGAAAAGTAATCAGACAAGTAGATTTGGACTCAGCCTACTTTGGAGAAGGAATTACTTTTATTAACGGAAAATTATTTCAATTGTCTTGGCAAGAAAAAACAGGTTTTATCTATGATGCTAAAACTTTGAAACTTGAAAAAACTTTCACGTACGATAAAGAAATTGAAGGTTGGGGAATGACAAATGATGGCAAATACATCTATCAATCTGACGGAACTGAGAAAATCTGGAAAGTAGATCCAGCTAATCAAAAACATATTGATTATATCAATGTATATTCTGGAACATCAAAAATTAAAGCTCTTAATGAGTTAGAACTTATTAATGGAAAATTCTTCGCAAATGTTTTTCAAAAAGATGCAATTGCAATTATAAATCCAACTTCTGGAGCTGTCGAAGGAATTTTGAATATGGCAGAATTACGCAAACAGCTAAAATTTAATAACCCAGACGTTTTAAACGGAATCGCTTACAATCCGCAAACAAAAACAATTTTTGTAACGGGTAAATACTGGGATAAAATGTTCGAAATAACAGTTTCGGAATAA
- the fsa gene encoding fructose-6-phosphate aldolase encodes MKFFIDTANLAQIKEAQALGVLDGVTTNPSLMAKEGITGKNNILKHYVDICNLVEGDVSAEVNALDFDGMVKEGEELAELHDQIVVKLPMTKEGVMAAKYFSDKGIKTNVTLVFSVGQAILAAKAGATYVSPFVGRLDDVSTDGLNLIQEIREVYDNYGYETQILAASVRHTMHIVNCAKIGADVMTGPLSAIYGLLKHPLTDIGLAQFVADFEKGNK; translated from the coding sequence ATGAAATTTTTTATTGACACAGCTAATTTAGCTCAAATTAAAGAAGCACAAGCTTTAGGTGTTTTGGATGGTGTAACAACTAATCCGTCTTTGATGGCAAAAGAAGGAATCACTGGAAAAAACAACATTTTGAAGCATTATGTTGACATCTGCAATCTTGTTGAAGGTGATGTTAGTGCTGAAGTTAATGCATTGGATTTTGACGGAATGGTTAAAGAAGGTGAGGAGTTAGCTGAATTACATGATCAGATTGTTGTAAAACTTCCGATGACTAAGGAAGGTGTTATGGCAGCAAAATATTTTTCTGATAAAGGAATCAAAACTAACGTAACTCTTGTTTTCTCTGTTGGTCAAGCGATCTTGGCTGCAAAAGCTGGTGCTACTTATGTTTCTCCTTTTGTTGGGCGTTTAGATGATGTTTCTACAGACGGATTAAACTTGATTCAAGAAATTAGAGAAGTTTACGATAACTACGGTTACGAAACTCAAATTTTAGCAGCTTCTGTTCGTCACACAATGCATATTGTGAACTGTGCTAAAATTGGTGCTGATGTTATGACTGGACCTCTTTCTGCAATTTACGGATTGTTGAAACATCCTTTAACTGACATCGGTTTAGCTCAATTCGTAGCTGATTTCGAGAAAGGAAATAAGTAA